From the Streptomyces nigrescens genome, one window contains:
- a CDS encoding pyridoxamine 5'-phosphate oxidase family protein yields the protein MPRQERPGSDGEHLVQQRLGTTERADRFYGDQVLDHLNVRMQEFVARQEMFFLATADRHGECDSTFRAGPPGFVRVLDDRTLAYPEYRGNGVMASIGNISENPRLGILMIDFTRDRIGLHINGRARVVLDEEMRAQHAGLPVDPVPGRRAQLWVTVEVEEAYIHCAKHIPHLQKVPAQQRGARAWGTDDSKRKGGDFFGAAAESSERPPFRRAERGNEHLRGGLHEDTGEAAYQGAAPVYGGGPAQVGVHRAARAEPAYGAGPGGSGRGDFVEELNAEFLDRVERVLARAQPRRPSEDEAGFRGWFDRRDG from the coding sequence ATGCCGCGGCAGGAACGCCCCGGGAGCGACGGCGAGCACTTGGTGCAGCAGAGACTCGGTACGACCGAGCGCGCCGACCGCTTCTACGGGGATCAGGTCCTGGACCATCTCAACGTCCGTATGCAGGAGTTCGTGGCCCGGCAGGAGATGTTCTTCCTGGCCACGGCCGACCGGCACGGCGAATGCGACTCGACGTTCCGGGCCGGCCCGCCGGGGTTCGTCCGGGTGCTCGACGACCGGACGCTGGCCTATCCGGAATACCGTGGCAACGGTGTCATGGCGTCCATCGGCAATATCTCGGAGAACCCGCGCCTGGGCATCCTCATGATCGACTTCACCCGGGACCGCATCGGGCTGCACATCAACGGCCGCGCGCGGGTCGTCCTGGACGAGGAGATGCGGGCGCAGCACGCCGGTCTGCCGGTCGACCCGGTCCCTGGGCGGCGGGCCCAGCTGTGGGTCACGGTCGAGGTCGAAGAGGCGTACATCCACTGCGCCAAGCACATTCCGCATCTGCAGAAGGTCCCGGCACAGCAGCGCGGGGCGCGGGCATGGGGCACCGACGACAGCAAGCGCAAGGGCGGCGACTTCTTCGGCGCGGCGGCCGAGTCGAGTGAGCGGCCGCCGTTCCGGCGCGCGGAGCGCGGGAACGAGCACCTTCGGGGCGGACTCCACGAGGACACGGGCGAGGCGGCCTATCAGGGCGCGGCCCCGGTGTACGGCGGCGGTCCCGCGCAGGTCGGCGTGCACCGTGCCGCACGGGCCGAGCCCGCGTACGGCGCCGGGCCCGGTGGCTCCGGCCGGGGGGATTTCGTCGAGGAGCTGAACGCGGAATTTCTCGACCGGGTGGAGCGGGTGCTCGCCCGCGCCCAGCCCCGTCGCCCGTCCGAGGACGAGGCCGGATTCCGTGGATGGTTCGACCGGCGCGACGGCTGA
- a CDS encoding NUDIX domain-containing protein, whose translation MNERPVVKRTARAILLDGADLVLIKRTKPGRAPYWITPGGGVEPEDATVIDALHRELDEELGAKIKDVVPVFVDTVEHFSDGGVDGVKVQHFFVCRLDSMDLTRRHGPEVEEPCGDYDIVRVPFTRVGIASVEVVPLSLRHYLDGNIEGVRAMHAPDLG comes from the coding sequence ATGAACGAACGGCCAGTCGTCAAACGCACCGCCCGCGCGATTCTGCTCGATGGTGCGGACCTCGTTCTGATCAAGCGCACCAAGCCGGGCCGGGCCCCGTACTGGATCACTCCCGGCGGCGGCGTCGAGCCCGAGGACGCCACCGTCATCGACGCCCTCCACCGTGAGCTGGACGAAGAGCTGGGGGCCAAGATCAAGGACGTGGTGCCGGTCTTCGTGGACACCGTCGAGCACTTCAGCGACGGCGGGGTGGACGGCGTGAAGGTCCAGCACTTCTTCGTCTGCCGGCTCGACTCGATGGACCTCACACGCCGGCACGGCCCCGAGGTCGAGGAGCCCTGCGGGGACTACGACATCGTGCGGGTGCCCTTCACCCGCGTCGGCATCGCCTCCGTCGAGGTCGTACCGCTGTCGCTGCGCCACTACCTGGACGGCAACATCGAGGGCGTGCGGGCCATGCACGCACCCGACCTGGGCTGA